From the Camelina sativa cultivar DH55 unplaced genomic scaffold, Cs unpScaffold08627, whole genome shotgun sequence genome, the window GGCCTCCTGTACAAGCCCATCTTTGCAGAGGCCGTCAAGCATGGCGACGGCGTTAGGAATGAGACCTCCTTCCTTCATCTTCTGGAAGATCTCATCGGAATCTTCAGGCAGGCTTGTTTCTTCCTGGGGGTTTTGTTCCGTTTTGGGGGGTTCCTGATTGACTCCGAGTTTGAACTGCTCGAGGAAGCCATGGTCAGACAGAGTATTATTAT encodes:
- the LOC109131937 gene encoding pentatricopeptide repeat-containing protein At4g38150-like, encoding NNTLSDHGFLEQFKLGVNQEPPKTEQNPQEETSLPEDSDEIFQKMKEGGLIPNAVAMLDGLCKDGLVQEAMKLFGLMRDKGTIPEVVIYTAVVEGFCKAHKIEDAKRIFRKMQTNGISPNAFSYGVLVQGLYTCNMLDD